One Rhizoctonia solani chromosome 3, complete sequence genomic region harbors:
- a CDS encoding adenylyltransferase and sulfurtransferase MOCS3/UBA4, with translation MTQLNELESLRTRVKLLEEQIRSLGHEPIEIPTFNVSELGPKEGELALDEYVRYGRQMILPGFGLPSQLALRNSSILVLGAGGLGCPALMYLASAGTLPVVFAPNVRFHAVLDCTDTPSTRYLLSDVTTRLGIPLISGAAQRTDGQLVVYNLPPSAPLDPRNAKNHTDPTVNATEITNTVGPCMRCIFPSVSRTGAGAERCSDVGVLGPVVGVIGVLMALETIKILTGFGIEECQLHTPSMLLFTGLSPRPFRNIKLRPRQSKCPGCSTGSPQGLPVPELMADLASLQDSYYQYCDVDSHLPNDPILTGARRGEPGMRVKASVLRDALVSAAASSTASPQLLTHDHLQNLVSVPFLGLSITHNFDFNECQYSDAAAGFVNYEINVADEVKLATSLAR, from the exons ATGACTCAGCTTAATGAACTGGAGAGCCTACGCACCAGGGTGAAGCTACTCGAGGAGCAGATACGTTCTTTAGGACACGAGCCAATTGAAATACCTACGTTCAATGTGTCTGAGCTAGGTCCTAAAGAGGGTGAACTTGCGTTGGATGAGTATGTCCGCTACGGCCGTCAGATGATACTGCCTGGGTTCGGCTTGCCTT CTCAACTAGCTCTTCGCAACTCTTCTATACTTGTACTAGGAGCCGGAGGACTTGGATGTCCCGCCCTCATGTATCTTGCCTCTGCTGGA ACTTTGCCGGTCGTGTTTGCTCCGAATGTGCGCTTCCATGCTGTATTGGATTGCACCGACACACCTTCCACACGCTATCTACTTTCGGACGTGACCACTCGCTTGGGAATTCCGTTAATATCGGGAGCTGCACAACGAACCGATGGACAATTGGTAGTTTATAACCTTCCCCCTTCTGCACCCCTGGATCCTCGAAATGCAAAGAATCACACAGATCCGACTGTTAATGCTACTGAAATAACAAACACTGTCGGCCCTTGTATGCGCTGCATTTTTCCATCCGTGTCTAGGACCGGTGCTGGCGCAGAAAGATGCTCGGATGTCGGTGTATTAGGGCCTGTGGTTGGGGTAATAGGTGTGCTTATGGCACTCGAGACTATTAAAATCTTGACCGGGTTTGGGATAGAAG AGTGCCAGCTCCATACGCCTTCGATGCTCTTATTCACTGGCCTTTCCCCCCGACCATTCAGGAATATCAAATTGCGACCTCGCCAATCAAAGTGCCCAGGATGTTCGACAGGCTCACCGCAAGGTTTACCAGTGCCGGAACTCATGGCCGATCTTGCATCGCTCCAAGACAGTTACTATCAATATTGTGATGTAGATTCACACCTACCCAATGATCCAATCTTGACCGGAGCACGGAGAGGAGAGCCTGGTATGAGGGTGAAGGCTTCG GTTCTCAGAGATGCTTTAGTGTCTGCTGCGGCAAGCTCCACTGCATCACCACAATTATTGACACACGACCACCTACAGAATTTGGTATCTGTTCCATTCCTGGGTCTGTCA ATTACGCACAACTTCGATTTTAATGAATGCCAATATTCCGACGCCGCAGCTGGTTTCGTTAACTATGAAATCAATGTTGCGGATGAGGTCAAATTAGCGACATCTTTAGCTCGCTAA
- a CDS encoding SH3 domain-containing protein, which translates to MVSTLTRNYLSSHMCYTGAAQEIYNVPFQTRKVFQPSKCFIGDSARVSAPGLPELAYYLTAHVISHVLDRVRSDLRLLESIGCLAGQDLEIILAKLPVEIVANEPTLVLTSSVASPPPIASPGAMRRAPPIPPSRYTNVQPAPLMAEAKWSYNSDDPADLTLKEGDLIEIIEETSPDWWKGRLNGREGLFPSNRCVKLEPAMGSGSTLTAGPRRFLSTHNASKTFSATTGLNKIGLTPASVDPEKKDKYSQLKSTMVHSAASGVGAGADPLLAHLISRLEADVRFLADQGHISRADSQTVLGVFSRAGTNASVTNTMSAMNIGNRDVPNTGMPTPYGAPSPHPMPVAPAFSAPSLGSYNTPPPAFPGGPPASSPSPAPNNALKRPVPPPPPAGAQCKAMWDYNLDGSLKDDLSFRAGDIIQIVKEDNADWWTGRLNGREAMFPANHVEKLPNTPSYGYDEKQQHMQAHQHYAPPPGPPAAYQHGGPAQAGPPTEEEKKKFKLGKYGGMAASGAATGVGFGIGAGLVNAIF; encoded by the exons ATGGTATCGACTCTGACTCGAAATTATCTATCAAGTCATATGTGCTATACGGGTGCTGCACAGGAAATATACAACGTGCCATTCCAAACGAGGAAGGTTTTCCAACCATCAAAGTGCTTTATCGGGGATTCTGCCCGTGTATCTGCACCCGGTCTCCCCGAGCTCGCATACT ACCTGACGGCTCATGTTATATCCCACGTCTTAGACCGGGTTCGCTCCGACCTGAGACTTCTTGAATCGATCGGATGTCTAGCTGGACAAGACCTAGAGATTATCTTGGCCAAGCTACCAGTAGAGATTGTCGCCAATGAGCCCACTCTCGTCCTTACCAGTTCCGTAGCTTCGCCACCGCCGATTGCTTCGCCTGGGGCGATGAGAAGAGCGCCGCCTATTCCACCCAGCCGATACACCAACGTGCAACCGGCACCGCTAATGGCTGAAGCTAAATGGAGCTACAATTCTGAT GATCCAGCGGACCTCACTTTGAAGGAAGGCGATCTGATCGAGATCATAGAGGAGACAAGTCCAGATTGGTGGAAGGGCCGCCTGAATGGAAGGGAGGGGTTGTTCCCTTCAAATAGATGCGTTAAATTAGAGCCTGCCATGGG AAGTGGTTCGACTTTAACTGCCGGCCCTCGCCGGTTTCTTTCAACACATAATGCATCAAAGACGTTTTCTGCCACCACAGGCTTGAATAAAATTGGTCTGACGCCGGCATCAGTCGATCCCGAGAAGAAAGACAAGTACTCGCAACTAAAATCGACAATGGTACATTCAGCTGCGTCTGGGgtaggagcaggagcag ATCCTCTTCTTGCTCACCTTATTTCCCGACTTGAAGCCGACGTTCGTTTCCTTGCGGATCAGGGCCACATTTCGCGTGCGGACTCACAAACCGTACTGGGCGTATTTTCCCGCGCTGGAACAAATGCTTCAGTTACTAATACAATGAGCGCTATGAATATCGGCAACAGGGATGTACCTAACACAGGAATGCCGACGCCGTACGGTGCGCCTAGCCCTCATCCAATGCCCGTTGCTCCAGCTTTCAGCGCTCCTTCACTTGGATCCTACAATACACCACCCCCGGCGTTTCCCGGCGGCCCTCCCGCAAGCTCTCCCTCTCCGGCTCCTAATAATGCACTAAAGAGACCGGTTCCGCCACCTCCGCCAGCTGGCGCACAATGCAAAGCCATGTGGGACTATAACTTGGATGGATCA CTCAAGGACGATCTATCTTTTAGAGCCGGTGATATCATCCAGATCGTCAAGGAGGACAACGCTGATTGGTGGACCGGACGCCTGAATGGTAGGGAGGCTATGTTCCCTGCCAACCACGTTGAAAAGCT CCCCAACACTCCATCTTATGGTTATGACGAAAAACAACAACATATGCAGGCTCACCAACACTATGCACCCCCGCCTGGCCCACCCGCCGCCTACCAACACGGGGGCCCAGCTCAGGCTGGACCTCCGACAGAGGAGGAAAAGAAAAAGTTCAAACTTGGAAAGTACGGAGGT ATGGCAGCATCCGGTGCAGCGACTGGTGTTGGCTTCGGAATAGGTGCAGGTCTCGTCAATGCCATCTTTTAA
- a CDS encoding phosphoglycerate mutase family protein, producing MESRKVRASKLKLLGKEEGSHPSVLERLSGLFPRHSSAPTANPAPEEKQAQFDHALKIQIISWNMNDTLPKGDLAALLGAVPPYGSDSPNPTASDFQLDDTGHPYHIIVIAGQECPTGLLPMGMGAVKMERSKDIKAKSKEEDGSPNKHKKPRRSEEEELQPLNELPPVKDAPPLTPTVQGAGLPHTGQIQHSSGWIGSKTVFSRRLADAHFSCDGRSPSPVPSRSPSLPALPLPPAIPDPAKLTVPPSPRRMSTLIHGHPLSNHSNGHAISPTEQGPYTLVAKERLMGIYMAVYVHRETRSLVRGFSKSSVTAGLIGGRLGNKGGVGISLNVAGSSFLFVNAHLAAHEGRQAMRIENMEKIQAELKLDNFGEHPHPRKPIPDFTKTDITNAFDYTFIFGDLNFRLSVSRLHADWLISRQDYHQAQEFDELRTNMRSNKIFPGFEEPEIRFPPTFKYDVPKSRHHHSRRQKEGRDKSGKVSGMGGVRVSIRRSRKRRKSRGKIKGVAREANGNTDEGEDEKVSGPQTLQPVNERETEVSSIGEDDSDMERDQEQDQELDSVSAFSAVARPSGSTNRPPSTRSHRSGIPSTRSPFSEPDTELHDDDENDTACEDGEDTSLHHNTQLNAGNAPGRNAVLKIFTRNARQSWRAIVAKSTSSLGAVNIPKSPTSPIFDSRPRAKSPSKSERPAYCLWFEYADGWGGHGKESANLVLDTSMAEPAEELKPRASVDGNRNVTGALGIAGMGGTLAPPPMIRANSSVGSTAGNSLNAQTEDSSDSENVRGVYDTSSKQRVPSWCDRIVYKSMVLPPQPPPSLPVPTFSASLADTLHEDNRFGRVGNLFTGIRHLGTRGRKDSLPQPNSRENTQGSLSRTGSLRLKEAGSKTNSNYVRTREAHLSESRASPFLQQPGDGDDSGIVIMHGNSSRPGSSGRLDRDGQRRRAGLVALAPYQSIRASLAPHHHHTPGGPGLIHAVSMEPQPQPTAEPGPIPRPRSFSTSEGREKLHERAGSGPRTPRQSDSDADNIPVPPSKDDGIWRFFRSFNREPTVVVAEPEPEPEPVEKPETRRRGDIVCLSYGTLDDREMQRLGGRSDHRPVIGTYAVYI from the exons ATGGAGTCTCGCAAGGTTCGGGCCTCGAAGCTAAAGTTGCTCGGGAAAGAGGAAGGCTCTCATCCGAGTG TGTTGGAGCGATTGTCCGGTTTATTCCCGCGACACTCCTCAGCGCCCACAGCAAATCCTGCGCCAGAAGAGAAGCAAGCCCAGTTTGATCATGCGTTGAAGATTCAGATTATTAGCTGGAACATGAATGATACCCTACCAAAG GGCGATCTCGCCGCGCTATTGGGTGCAGTCCCCCCTTACGGCTCTGACTCTCCAAATCCTACCGCCTCGGATTTTCAGCTTGATGATACAGGCCATCCATATCATATCATTGTTAT AGCTGGGCAAGAATGTCCTACAGGGTTGTTGCCTATGGGAATGGGTGCTGTAAAGATGGAGAGATCCAAGGATATCAAAGCCAAG AGCAAGGAAGAGGATGGCTCGCCCAACAAGCACAAGAAACCACGTCGAagtgaagaggaagaactgCAACCTCTCAACGAACTTCCTCCTGTGAAAGACGCCCCGCCCTTAACACCCACTGTTCAAGGTGCAGGCCTCCCTCACACAGGCCAAATTCAACATTCGTCCGGCTG GATTGGGAGCAAAACGGTTTTCTCTCGAAGACTGGCAGATGCCCACTTCTCCTGTGATGGCCGCTCCCCATCCCCCGTTCCTTCAAGATCTCCTTCGTTACCAGCCCTTCCGCTTCCGCCAGCTATTCCTGACCCGGCCAAGTTGACTGTTCCACCTTCTCCTCGTCGGATGAGTACTCTTATTCATGGGCACCCCCTCTCCAATCATTCCAATGGACATGCAATTTCTCCAACCGAACAAGGCCCGTATACGCTCGTTGCAAAAGAGAGGCTAATGGGGATATACATGGCCGTGTATGTCCATCGTGAGACGCGATCACTTGTCAGAG GTTTTTCCAAGTCGTCTGTTACTGCCGGTTTGATTGGTGGGAGGTTAGGCAACAAGGGCGGCGTGGGAATTAGCTTGAACGTTGCAGGCTCTTCTTTCTTGTTTGTTAATGCACACTTGGCTG CACACGAGGGGCGTCAAGCAATGCGTATTGAGAATATGGAAAAAATCCAGGCTGAACTTAAACTAGACAATTTTGGGGAGCATCCGCATCCAAGGAAACCTATACCCG ATTTCACAAAAACAGATATCACAAACGCATTTGATTATACATTTATATTTGGAGATCTTAATTTTCGGTTAAGTGTCTCGCGGCTGCATGCCGACTGGCTGATTTCGAGACAAG ACTACCACCAAGCCCAAGAATTCGATGAATTACGCACGAATATGCGCTCAAACAAGATCTTTCCTGGTTTTGAGGAACCAGAGATTAGATTTCCGCCCACGTTCAAGTACGACGTCCCAAAAAGTCGCCATCACCACTCACGCAGGCAAAAGGAGGGCCGGGACAAGAGCGGAAAAGTGAGTGGAATGGGCGGTGTACGTGTCTCGATCAGACGCTCCAGGAAGCGGAGGAAGAGCAGAGGAAAAATTAAGGGGGTAGCAAGAGAGGCGAACGGAAATACTGACGAAGGCGAGGACGAGAAGGTTTCTGGACCACAGACATTACAACCAGTCAATGAACGAGAAACGGAGGTATCATCGATTGGCGAAGATGATTCTGACATGGAACGAGACCAGGAGCAAGACCAAGAGCTTGATTCTGTTTCGGCGTTTTCCGCTGTTGCCCGCCCATCAGGCTCCACTAATCGCCCGCCCTCGACTCGTTCGCATCGCTCAGGAATCCCATCTACTCGTTCCCCTTTCTCGGAGCCGGACACAGAGCTCCACGACGATGACGAGAATGATACCGCTTGTGAGGATGGAGAGGATACCAGTCTGCATCACAACACCCAATTGAATGCCGGAAATGCTCCTGGTCGTAATGCAGTACTAAAGATTTTCACTCGGAACGCTAGGCAAAGTTGGCGTGCGATCGTTGCCAAATCTACGTCTTCTCTAGGAGCGGTTAATATTCCTAAATCCCCAACAAGTCCCATATTCGACTCTCGGCCTAGGGCCAAATCACCATCCAAGAGCGAGCG GCCCGCATACTGCCTCTGGTTTGAGTACGCCGACGGCTGGGGTGGCCATGGGAAGGAGTCAGCCAATTTGGTGCTCGATACGAGTATGGCTGAGCCTGCAGAAGAGCTGAAGCCGAGGGCGAGCGTTGATGGTAATAGAAACGTGACGGGTGCACTAGGCATCGCTGGAATGGGTGGCACCCTTGCTCCTCCACCCATGATTCGGGCAAACTCTAGTGTTGGATCTACAGCGGGCAATTCTTTAAATGCTCAGACCGAAGATTCTTCAGATTCGGAAAATGTGCGTGGAGTATACGATACATCGAGCAAGCAGCGAGTACCAAGCTG GTGTGATCGTATTGTGTACAAGTCCATGGTTCTCCCTCCCCAACCACCCCCTTCCCTTCCTGTTCCTACATTTAGCGCTTCCTTGGCCGACACACTGCATGAAGATAATCGATTTGGTCGTGTTGGAAATCTCTTTACAGGGATCAGGCATCTGGGCACTCGAGGGCGAAAAGATTCGCTACCACAACCCAACTCGCGCGAAAACACTCAGGGTTCTCTCTCACGCACAGGTTCTCTCCGCTTGAAGGAAGCCGGTTCCAAGACAAACTCTAACTATGTCCGTACAAGGGAAGCTCATCTCTCTGAATCCAGAGCAAGTCCATTCTTGCAACAACCAGGAGATGGCGATGACAGTGGCATTGTGATCATGCATGGAAACTCTTCCAGACCGGGCAGTTCAGGGAG GCTCGACCGGGACGGCCAACGGAGACGCGCCGGCCTCGTTGCACTGGCCCCGTACCAATCCATTCGCGCGTCTCTTGCACCACATCATCATCATACACCGGGCGGTCCCGGTCTGATTCATGCCGTATCGATGGAACCTCAACCTCAGCCCACTGCCGAGCCTGGTCCAATACCTCGGCCACGATCGTTCTCTACGTCCGAGGGGCGGGAGAAACTTCATGAAAGGGCTGGGTCGGGTCCTAGGACACCTCGTCAATCGGATAGTGATGCCGATAATATCCCAGTTCCGCCCTCCAAGGACGATGGGATCTGGCGCTTCTTTAGATCGTTCAACCGAGAGCCGACGGTTGTCGTAGCTGAGCCTGAACCTGAACCTGAACCCGTAGAAAAGCCAGAGACCAGGCGGAGAGGTGACATTGTTTGTCTTTCATATGGAACGTTGGACGACAGAGAGATGCAGAGATTAGGAGGTCGCAGCGATCATAGGCCGGTTATTG GGACGTATGCTGTGTACATTTAA
- a CDS encoding indoleamine 2,3-dioxygenase — MIPELPWLILFSLFLSTFWLAVRSWPKSPLDSPQDPPLDKIDLSYFASSCFEFDAQTAFMPPEPPLSRLDGDYEQWELLLDAAFTNFTCPGDEESVPESQVQFGECWRQSVRKLPVLSIQPLEFDLRRARRAHHVLAFITQFYVQSLPPRDCTFDRPPIIIPAPIAIPFVGVSRQLDIAPIVTYADTVLWNWELIEPSQPMSSSNIRIKDLFTRDPQEEHFFLTSARIEIRGLEAMDIMAKCLRQIEEGVTSEAEQVRLASNLTRLAQVVDDITTILDAVREGCDPMFFYFTFRPWIRGADQGADSPMWFYEGVDGQGIEMQCSGPSAGQSALMHAFDVFLDIVHPNSRASRGCSFAINFPITPPSSPGMHGKDINDISQCPFASKISTVDPAYNPHVQSSRTQADTGLDTPPLTPLESEVPTVIPVDLKIPAHGGEPIDTSFLGRMRKYMPGGHQLFLDHLRSLKFGPTIRALAQDSTHLANSYNVALQALSGFRDAHIRVVTRYVICPARSKTVVRDPALDSGSVRGTGGTSLVPLLKVYRDETLHRRI, encoded by the exons ATGATACCCGAACTTCCGTGGCTCATATTGTTTTCATTATTCTTGTCTACGTTTTGGTTAGCTGTCAGGTCGTGGCCCAAGTCACCCCTCGACTCACCTCAAGATCCACCTTTGGATAAAATCGActtgtcttattttgcttcgTCCTGTTTCGAGTTCGATGCACAAACTGCATTTATGCCCCCCGAACCCCCCCTTTCTCGTTTAGATGGCGACTACGAGCAGTGGGAGTTGCTCTTGGATGCTGCATTTACCAACTTCACCTGCCCTGGCGATGAAGAATCTGTACCTGAGTCTCAAGTTCAGTTTGGCGAGTGCTGGCGACAATCTGTCCGTAAG TTGCCAGTACTTTCGATTCAGCCCTTGGAATTTGATCTTCGTCGCGCCCGTCGTGCCCACCATGTTCTCGCCTTTATTACCCAATTCTATGTCCAATCACTGCCTCCTCGGGACTGTACGTTTGACCGCCCTCCGATCATCATTCCGGCTCCAATCGCTATACCTTTCGTCGGAGTGTCTCGACAATTGGATATAGCACCTATT GTTACATATGCAGACACTGTCCTTTGGAACTGGGAGTTAATTGAGCCATCTCAGCCCATGAGCTCAAGTAATATTCGTATCAAGGACCTATTTACGCGCGATCCTCAAGAAGAACATTTCTTCCTCACGTCTGCGCGCATTGAAATCCGTGGGCTGGAAGCAATGGATATCATGGCCAAATGTTTGCGCCAAATCGAGGAGGGCGTCACCTCAGAAGCAGAGCAGGTCCGCTTGGCTTCGAATCTTACCAGACTCGCTCAAGTGGTTGATGACATTACTACTATTCTGGATGCTGTTCGTGAGGGATGTGATCCTATGTTCTTTTACTTCACATTCCGCCCG TGGATTCGTGGAGCCGACCAAGGTGCTGACTCTCCAATGTGGTTTTACGAAGGTGTTGATGGACAAGGTATTGAAATGCAATGCTCTGGCCCATCGGCTGGCCAATCAGCATTGATGCACGCGTTTGATG TTTTCCTCGACATCGTCCATCCCAACTCTCGGGCTTCCCGTGGCTGTTCGTTTGCTATTAATTTTCCTATTACACCTCCCTCTTCCCCTGGCATGCACGGCAAAGATATCAATGATATTTCTCAATGCCCCTTCGCATCCAAAATATCTACTGTCGACCCTGCATACAACCCACATGTTCAATCTTCCCGGACCCAAGCGGACACTGGGTTAGACACTCCTCCTCTTACGCCATTGGAGTCCGAGGTCCCCACGGTTATCCCCGTTGACCTCAAGATTCCTGCACATGGTGGAGAGCCTATCGATACATCTTTCCTTGGC CGTATGCGCAAATACATGCCTGGGGGACATCAACTATTTTTGGATCACCTTCGCTCGCTCAAATTCGGCCCGACTATCCGCGCTCTAGCTCAAGATTCTACTCATTTAGCCAATTCATATAACGTGGCCTTGCAAGCTCTGTCGGGCTTCCGCGATGCTCACATTCGGGTGGTCACCCGGTATGTTATCTGTCCTGCGCGGTCTAAAACCGTTGTACGGGACCCAGCTCTAGACTCAGGTTCGGTTCGTGGAACAGGTGGGACAAGTCTTGTTCCCCTCCTTAAGGTTTACAGAGATGAGACCTTGCACCGTCGCATCTAG